The genomic DNA CGGCAGCCGCCGGCAGGTGGCGGAGCTGATCGCCGAGGTGCGGGCCCGCGGCAGGGGCGAGGCGGCGGTCGACGACTTCCTCGGCCGGGGCCGGGTGCGGCTCCCGGAGCAGGTGCGGGAGGCCCAGGACATCCGGATCGTGGGGGTGACGCTCTCCCGCACCCTGCGCGACCTGGTCGACGAGCTCCAGCGCCGGGTGGCGGCCGGCGCCGTGGTGAAGGTGGCGCTGATCGACCCGGCCGGTTCGGCGCCCGAGGAGGCGGCCCGGCGCAGCACCATCCCCGACCGGGCCGGGATGTACCGCAACCGGCTGCTGGCCTCGGTCGACCTGCTGCGCGAGCTCGCCGAGGCGCCGGGTGCGCGGGGCCGGGTGGAGGTGCGCTTCCTCGACTTCGTCCCGGCGTTCGGGCTGGTCCTGCTCGACCCGGAGGGGCCCGAGGGCCGGATCCACGTGGACATCTACTCGCACGGTTCGGCCAGCGGCGACGCCGTCTTCACCGTGCTCCCGCGCCGCGACGGCGAGTGGTTCCAGCACTTCCGGAGGGAGTTCGACTCCGTCTGGGAGCACGGGCGACCGGCCGCCGGTACGGACGGCTTCGCCGTCGCGGCGCGGGTGTGAGGAGGCTCAGCCCTCGATGCGGTGCTGGGTCCAGAAGGTGGTGAGGTCGGTGCTGGTGGCTGCCTGGGCGGCGGCCTTGAACTCGGCCGTGGTGGAGACGCCGTACCAGTGGGACTGGGCGTAGGTGCGCAGCAGGTCGGCCATGGCGGTGTCGCCGATCAGGCGGCGCAGGTCGTGCAGGGCGCACTTGCCGTAGCCGTAGACGACGGTGGAGTACCGGCTGGAGTGGGCGTCCCAGTACGCCATGGAGTTGGTGAGCTTCTCGGCGCTGGAGGCCCAGCTGGTGGAGTTCCAGCAGTTGGTGCCGGTCTTGCCGAGGGCGAGGTCGGTGGCGTAGTCGGTGAAGGACTCGTCGAGCCAGGGGGCGGCGTACTCGTCGTCGCCGACGATGCCGTACCACCACTGGTGGGCGAGTTCGTGGGTGAGCGCGGTGGTGGAGACCAGGTCGAGGACGAAGCCGGGGTACTCCATGCCGCCGAACCAGAAGTTGTTGTCGAGGACGGTGTCGACCTCCTGGTAGGGGAAGGCGCCGAACCGGGCGGAGTGCGCGTCCATCGCGGTCTTGGCGGTGGTGAGCATCGACTGGGCGTCGGTGGAGCTGATCCCGCTGACGGAGTAGACGTTCAGCTTGACGCCGGCGGTGGAGCTGCCGGAGATCCTGGTGAACGGCCCGGCGGCCCAGGCGAAGTCGCGGACCTTGCTCGCGGTGGCCTTGGTGACGGTGCGTCCGGAGCTGCCGGGGGTGTCGACGGAGGTGCCGGTGGCGGGCACCTGGAGGCTGCTCGGGTGGTCGAGGGTGACCGCGTAGTCGGCGGCGAGCGAGTAGAAGGACTCGCCGTTGTTGGTGTACGGGTCGAGGTGCCAGCCGGCGGCGTCGCGGATCGCCAGCACCGGCAGCGCGTTGCCGATGAAGTTGTAGGCGCCGTCGTGGCCGAACCGGTCGGCGCCGCTGGGCACCGCGATGGCGAGGTCGAAGCCGACGGTGCCGCTCTGGCCCTGGGCGAGCGGGGCGGGCAGGGTGACCTTGAGCGCGGTGCAGTTCACGCTGAGCGGGCTCGCGGTGCCGCCGGTGACGTTGCTGACCGTGATCGGGGTGGTCGGGCAGGCGCCGTGGTAGTTGTCCCACAGCCGCAGGTACACCTCGGTGAGCGGCGCGGTGGAGGCGTTGGTGAAGGCGACGCTCTCGTGGCCGCTCCAGTTGGCGCCGGAGGCGTCGCTGGCGAGGCTGACGGTGTACGCGGGGGCGGCGGGGGTGCGGATCGCGTCGGTGGTGGGCGGGGGCGTGGTGCCGCCGCCGGAGACGTCGAGGGCGAGGTCGTCGAGGACGAAGCTGGTCTGCTGGCCGGAGTCCTCGACGCCGGTGAAGGAGAGGGTGACGGTCTGTCCGGCGTAGCCGGAGACGTCGAAGGTCTTCTTCAGGTAGCCGGCGGCCTTGTCCAGGTTGGAGTACGTCGCCAGGGTGGTGGTGCCGATCTTGGCGGTCAGCTTGTCGTACGCGGTGGAGGTGGTGGTCTCCGCGGTGTCGACGTGCAGCCAGAAGGAGAGCGAGGCGGTGGTGCAGCCGGCCGGCAGCGTGACGCTCTGGGCGAGGGTGTCGGTGTGGCTGGAGCCGTAGCCGTCCAGCCAGGCCTTCCAGGAGCCGCTGTGGGCGGCCTGCGAGGTGCTGTTGTCGACCACGCCGCTGGATGCCGTCCAGGGCGAAGTGCCGCTCTCGAAGCCGCCGTTGGCGATGACCTGGGCGGGGGTGCAGTCCGCGGCGGTGGCGGGGGCGGCGGTGAGGCCGGCGCCGGCGGCGGTCAGGATCAGCGCGGTGGTGAGCGCCGTCGAGCAGCGGCGGGCGAGGTGCCCGAGGCTGTGTGTCATCGGATCCTCTCAGAGGGATGTGGGGGTACCCGGTGAGCCACCTCGCAGCGTGACAGCAAGCACCCGTGCTTGAGAAGGCCATGCCACGCGCAATTTCTGACACCTGCTCAGGCATTGCCGCGTCCGCCCTCTTGACCGTATTGAAGTGACCATGGCAGCTTCGTGCGGTCGGGTGCCCGAAACCGTCGCGCACCCGGCGTCCCCCACAAGGAGAGCCATGTTCAAGGCACTTGCTGCGACGGTGGGCACCGTCGCGGCCGTCGCGGGCACGCTGACCGCCGCCGCACCCGCGCAGGCCGTCCAGGCGAACGACCTGACCTCCACCATCGCGCTGAGCAACTGCTCGGCCTCGCTGGTGCGTTACCCGTCCTCGGTGGACACCGACCGGGCGATGATGCTGACCAACGGCCACTGCCTGCCGACCATGCCCAGTGCCGGACAGGTGATCCAGAACCAGACCGCCAGCCGCAGCGGCACGCTGCTGAACGGCGCCGGCAGCTCGCTCGGCACCGTCAACGCGGACAAGGTGCTGTACGCGACCATGACCGGCACCGACGTGGCGCTCTACCAGCTGACCGACACCTTCGCCTCGATCAGCAGCAAATTCGGCGCCACCGCGCTGACCATCAACGACGCCCACCCGGTCGACGGCTCCTCGATGTTCATCCCGTCCGGGTACTGGAAGCAGGTCTGGAACTGCTCGGTGAACGGCTTCGTGCCGACCCTGCGCGAGGACCAGTGGACCTGGCGCGACTCGCTCCGCTACAGCTCCGGCTGCAACACCACCCACGGCACCTCGGGCTCGCCGATCGTCGACGCCGCCACCAAGCGCGTGGTCGGCATCAACAACACCGGCAACGACGACGGCGCCATGTGCACCCTCAACAACCCGTGCGAGGTCGCGGCGGACGGCACCACCACCGCCACCAAGGGCCAGAGCTACGGCCAGGAGACCTACTGGTTCACCACCTGCCTCGGCGCCGGGCGGGCGATCGACCTCAACGTCAGCGGCTGCCTGC from Kitasatospora terrestris includes the following:
- a CDS encoding M1 family aminopeptidase; translated protein: MTHSLGHLARRCSTALTTALILTAAGAGLTAAPATAADCTPAQVIANGGFESGTSPWTASSGVVDNSTSQAAHSGSWKAWLDGYGSSHTDTLAQSVTLPAGCTTASLSFWLHVDTAETTTSTAYDKLTAKIGTTTLATYSNLDKAAGYLKKTFDVSGYAGQTVTLSFTGVEDSGQQTSFVLDDLALDVSGGGTTPPPTTDAIRTPAAPAYTVSLASDASGANWSGHESVAFTNASTAPLTEVYLRLWDNYHGACPTTPITVSNVTGGTASPLSVNCTALKVTLPAPLAQGQSGTVGFDLAIAVPSGADRFGHDGAYNFIGNALPVLAIRDAAGWHLDPYTNNGESFYSLAADYAVTLDHPSSLQVPATGTSVDTPGSSGRTVTKATASKVRDFAWAAGPFTRISGSSTAGVKLNVYSVSGISSTDAQSMLTTAKTAMDAHSARFGAFPYQEVDTVLDNNFWFGGMEYPGFVLDLVSTTALTHELAHQWWYGIVGDDEYAAPWLDESFTDYATDLALGKTGTNCWNSTSWASSAEKLTNSMAYWDAHSSRYSTVVYGYGKCALHDLRRLIGDTAMADLLRTYAQSHWYGVSTTAEFKAAAQAATSTDLTTFWTQHRIEG